Proteins encoded by one window of Misgurnus anguillicaudatus chromosome 4, ASM2758022v2, whole genome shotgun sequence:
- the LOC129421062 gene encoding dual specificity phosphatase 29 isoform X3, with product MSSHKVEEQDAGYETPPMCDLLTLLLKNRRPSTPCDEVWPDIFISNASTARDTSLLNALNISHIINAAHGPSHIDTGADFYSHTNIQYYGVEAPDRKDFDMTPFFHPTASFIHNALYQQKGKVLVHCARGVSRSAALVLSYLMIYERLTISEAIKIVSAHRNILPNPGFLQQLRQLDSTLAMQRNTQHTDNTNMSQDK from the exons ATGAGCTCTCACAAAGTTGAGGAACAAGATGCTGGATATGAGACTCCGCCCATGTGTGATCTTCTGACCCTACTGTTGAAGAACCGACGTCCATCTACTCCCTGTGATGAAGTTTGGCCCGACATCTTCATCAGTAACGC GTCAACAGCGAGAGATACGAGTCTGCTGAACGCATTAAACATCTCACACATCATCAACGCTGCACACGGACCTTCTCACATCGATACTGGAGCAGATTTCTACTCTCATACAAACATACAGTACTATGGTGTGGAGGCTCCAGACAGAAAAGACTTTGATATGACTCCATTTTTCCACCCTACAGCCAGTTTCATTCATAACGCTTTGTACCAGCAAA aaGGGAAGGTTCTGGTTCATTGTGCTCGAGGCGTCAGTCGTTCAGCAGCACTAGTGCTATCATATCTGATGATTTATGAAAGATTGACTATATCTGAAGCCATAAAGATCGTTTCTGCACATCGAAACATTTTACCCAATCCTGGATTTCTTCAGCAACTCCGTCAGCTGGACTCCACCCTCGCCATGCAGAGAAACACACAACATACAGACAATACAAACATGAGTCaagacaaataa
- the LOC129421062 gene encoding dual specificity protein phosphatase 13B isoform X1, with protein MHRALHGHQLKIKETLQMSSHKVEEQDAGYETPPMCDLLTLLLKNRRPSTPCDEVWPDIFISNASTARDTSLLNALNISHIINAAHGPSHIDTGADFYSHTNIQYYGVEAPDRKDFDMTPFFHPTASFIHNALYQQKGKVLVHCARGVSRSAALVLSYLMIYERLTISEAIKIVSAHRNILPNPGFLQQLRQLDSTLAMQRNTQHTDNTNMSQDK; from the exons ATGCACAGAGCTCTACATGGACACCAGTTGAAAATCAAGGAGACACTACA AATGAGCTCTCACAAAGTTGAGGAACAAGATGCTGGATATGAGACTCCGCCCATGTGTGATCTTCTGACCCTACTGTTGAAGAACCGACGTCCATCTACTCCCTGTGATGAAGTTTGGCCCGACATCTTCATCAGTAACGC GTCAACAGCGAGAGATACGAGTCTGCTGAACGCATTAAACATCTCACACATCATCAACGCTGCACACGGACCTTCTCACATCGATACTGGAGCAGATTTCTACTCTCATACAAACATACAGTACTATGGTGTGGAGGCTCCAGACAGAAAAGACTTTGATATGACTCCATTTTTCCACCCTACAGCCAGTTTCATTCATAACGCTTTGTACCAGCAAA aaGGGAAGGTTCTGGTTCATTGTGCTCGAGGCGTCAGTCGTTCAGCAGCACTAGTGCTATCATATCTGATGATTTATGAAAGATTGACTATATCTGAAGCCATAAAGATCGTTTCTGCACATCGAAACATTTTACCCAATCCTGGATTTCTTCAGCAACTCCGTCAGCTGGACTCCACCCTCGCCATGCAGAGAAACACACAACATACAGACAATACAAACATGAGTCaagacaaataa
- the LOC129421062 gene encoding dual specificity phosphatase 29 isoform X4, with protein sequence MHRALHGHQLKIKETLQMSSHKVEEQDAGYETPPMCDLLTLLLKNRRPSTPCDEVWPDIFISNASTARDTSLLNALNISHIINAAHGPSHIDTGADFYSHTNIQYYGVEAPDRKDFDMTPFFHPTASFIHNALYQQKIQTSESVYDRWGTVAYAINNPEFNTHLQPDQSSRL encoded by the exons ATGCACAGAGCTCTACATGGACACCAGTTGAAAATCAAGGAGACACTACA AATGAGCTCTCACAAAGTTGAGGAACAAGATGCTGGATATGAGACTCCGCCCATGTGTGATCTTCTGACCCTACTGTTGAAGAACCGACGTCCATCTACTCCCTGTGATGAAGTTTGGCCCGACATCTTCATCAGTAACGC GTCAACAGCGAGAGATACGAGTCTGCTGAACGCATTAAACATCTCACACATCATCAACGCTGCACACGGACCTTCTCACATCGATACTGGAGCAGATTTCTACTCTCATACAAACATACAGTACTATGGTGTGGAGGCTCCAGACAGAAAAGACTTTGATATGACTCCATTTTTCCACCCTACAGCCAGTTTCATTCATAACGCTTTGTACCAGCAAA AGATTCAGACTTCTGAAAGTGTTTATGACAGATGGGGAACAGTAGCCTACGCTATAAATAACCCAGAATTCAACACCCACCTCCAACCAGACCAAAGCAGTCGACTCTGA
- the LOC129421062 gene encoding dual specificity phosphatase 29 isoform X2: MTSQQKSVTQKVSEDYFTPNGYELEKHLTHGSVAYTHVNEVWPNVYIGNEETAKDRYKLKSLAITHILNAAEGEWNNVDTGPEYYKDMNVDYYGITAEDTTTFNLSQYFYTTADYIHQTLTNPQNKLLIHCVMGRSRSATLFLAYLMIHENMTVVDAIDHVKRRRRITPNWGFLKQLRELDIYLLEQRRAQNTPAEENTHN, from the exons ATGACCTCTCAGCAGAAGTCTGTAACGCAGAAAGTTTCTGAGGACTATTTTACACCAAACGGCTATGAGCTTGAGAAACATCTCACACACGGCAGCGTGGCCTACACACACGTCAATGAAGTCTGGCCAAACGTTTACATAGGAAATGA AGAAACAGCAAAAGATCGCTATAAGCTGAAGAGTCTGGCCATTACACACATACTGAACGCTGCTGAGGGCGAGTGGAACAACGTGGACACCGGGCCTGAATACTATAAAGATATGAATGTAGATTACTACGGTATTACAGCAGAAGATACGACTACCTTCAACCTCAGCCAGTACTTCTATACTACAGCAGATTATATTCATCAAACACTCACAAACCCTCAGA ATAAGCTCCTCATTCACTGTGTGATGGGTCGCAGTCGCTCTGCTACACTTTTCCTGGCTTACCTGATGATCCACGAGAACATGACGGTCGTAGACGCCATCGATCACGTCAAACGCCGGAGACGCATCACTCCAAACTGGGGCTTCCTGAAACAGCTGCGAGAACTCGACATTTACCTGCTGGAACAGAGAagagctcaaaatacaccagcAGAAGAAAACACGCACAATTAA
- the LOC129421064 gene encoding dual specificity protein phosphatase 13A, whose protein sequence is MARKYSRKEYLSVKDLQKVLNSCKLELHQIDEVWPNIYIGNVGIAQNRSALQKLGITHILNAAHSKRGSIGDQNYYGTNFVYCGIPADDSTYFDLDVYFKPAADFIHKALHAPDGKVLVHCIMGMSRSSTLVLAYLMLYHDMPLYKALQRVIQKRAIYPNKNFLALLLDLDLQRKRKHKTCVLL, encoded by the exons ATGGCTCGTAAATATAGCAGGAAAGAATATCTGTCTGTAAAAGACCTGCAGAAAGTTTTGAACTCGTGTAAGTTAGAGCTACACCAAATCGATGAGGTCTGGCCAAACATTTACATCGGCAACGT AGGAATAGCTCAGAACAGAAGTGCTCTGCAGAAACTTGGCATCACTCATATTCTGAACGCTGCCCACTCCAAAAGAGGAAGCATTGGGGACCAAAACTACTATGGCACCAATTTTGTGTACTGCGGTATCCCTGCTGATGACTCCACATACTTTGACTTGGACGTTTATTTCAAGCCAGCAGCAGATTTCATTCACAAAGCCCTTCATGCTCCTGATG GGAAGGTTCTGGTGCATTGCATCATGGGAATGAGCCGCTCCTCGACGCTGGTGCTGGCATACCTGATGCTTTATCATGATATGCCTTTATACAAAGCTTTACAGCGTGTCATCCAGAAACGGGCCATATATCCAAACAAAAACTTCTTGGCATTGCTGTTGGACCTGGACTTACAGAGAAAGAGGAAGCACAAAACATGTGTCCTGCTGTGA
- the LOC129421063 gene encoding dual specificity protein phosphatase 13B, with translation MPRSSSYLGCAEGKYQTPSASELQRLLWLKPGTSSRMDEVRPGIYIGDMYAAKDKHMLQALQITHVLNAAHGKFNVNTGVSYYRDTNIKYHGVEAFDTPSFDISPFFYSAAKFIKSAMSTPGGKVLVHCAMGLSRSSTLVLAYLMIYEDMTLVEAIKAVTEHRNICPNSGFMEQLRVLDQKLIS, from the exons ATGCCCCGAAGCAGCAGTTATTTGGGCTGTGCTGAGGGTAAATATCAGACCCCTTCTGCCTCTGAGCTCCAGAGATTACTGTGGCTTAAACCAGGAACCAGCAGTCGCATGGATGAGGTCAGACCTGGAATCTACATCGGAGACAT GTATGCTGCGAAGGACAAACATATGCTACAAGCTCTTCAAATCACACACGTGCTGAATGCAGCTCACGGGAAGTTCAATGTAAACACAGGGGTCAGTTACTACCGAGACACAAACATTAAATATCACGGGGTGGAGGCGTTCGATACGCCCTCCTTTGACATCAGCCCTTTCTTCTACTCTGCTGCAAAGTTTATTAAGAGTGCAATGAGCACCCCTGGAG GTAAGGTGCTTGTACACTGCGCGATGGGTTTGAGTCGCTCATCGACGCTGGTATTAGCGTATCTGATGATTTATGAAGACATGACGCTGGTGGAAGCCATCAAAGCAGTGACTGAACACAGAAACATCTGTCCAAACTCTGGCTTCATGGAGCAACTCAGAGTACTGGACCAAAAACTCATCAGTTAA